TGCCGAGAACGTCGGCGACGACGTTCTCGGTGCGGTTGTTCTACTTCCTGTTCGCGGTCTCGCTGTACAACCTGTGGGTGTTAGCGAACGTCCTCCTCGCAGGTGGAACGATTCCAAAGAAACCGCCGCTCTCAACGCGAATCTTCCGAACGTTCGTCCTCTCGACAGACTACGGCTAGCGGCTGAGTCACACCGACCGGGACGACCGGTCAGAACGCCTCAACTGAGTGGCAACGCTCGGGACCGCCGCCGATAGTAACCAAGGTGACTTTTGATCATGGATTGAGACACATGTGCTATGAGCGAAGATCGGCGCAAAGAGATCGTCCGTCACTTGAGTGAGGACGATCTCGATCGTCTCCTCGCCGAAACAGATGATGAAAAGGTGAGCAAGCGGCTCACCTTCGTCAAGAATCTCTACAAAGGAGATACGCTCGAAGAAGCAGCCGACCGCGTCGGCAAGTCTGCTTCAACCGGGAGTCGCTGGGCACGACGGTGGAACGAGGGTGGAATCGGACTACTCACGCCGAACTTCGGGGGCGGCCAGCCCCCGAAGCTCGGCGAAGACGAGCAACAAGAGCTTCTTGAACTCCTGCGTGAGGGACAACCCTGGAAAAACAGGAGATACAGCATCTGATCAAGCAAGAATTCGGCGTCGAGTATTATCCAGTCTATCTCAGTGAGTTTCTCAAGAAACTCGGGCTGTCGAATACGATTCCTCGCCCAAAACGTCCGTCGAGACCCGACAACGCCGAGGAGATACTCGACGAACGCGTCGGCGACGCGTTCGACGAGGCGTCCGATGAACCGCACAATAAGCGAGCCGGTGACGACGAGGAAGGCTGGACGGTTGACGACGAGATCCGGACAGATGGCGGAACCGTCCTCGGGTTTTTCGACGCGTCACATCCACAACCGTGGGATAACTCGCAGCGGCTGTATCACGTCGATGACCCACACATCACCCGACCGCTGGTTCACATCTTCGAACCAGCGGTCGGGTTCTACGCACTCAACGGTCAGAGCGTGGTGAGCTTCCCGGAAGATCAGAAGAAGGAACGGATTTGTGAGTGTCTGGAGGGGATACGCGAGCAGAATCTCGTCAAGCGGATTCTGCTCGTCTTGGACAATCACTCTGCGTATACGTGCGGGCACACGCGCAAGCGGGCCCACCAACTCGGCATCGATCTCGTGTTCTTACCGGTTGGGTCGCCTGATCTCAACCCAATCGAGCAGGTCTGGAAGCAGTTGAAGTGGGTTGCCTCACCGCTGATCGTCGAGAGCGCGGCGGAGTTCCGCGCTCTCGTCGATGACCTCTTTGGGCAACTCACCAGTCGACTGAGTTTCGCGAAGGCATGGATCGACGAGTTCCTCGGCTCTCGTATGCAAAAGTTATCTTAACCACTAGCGGCGGCGGTCCCTCGGTCTCCGATTCCGTTCTGTGAGTTTCCGTTTCGGAATCGTCTCACCTCAGCTGCCGAGAGGAACGAACCTCTTCCGGCATCAATGTGATTCGGCGTCTACTGTGAAGAGAGGGGTTTTAGCCTTGAATCTCCCATGATCCGAGTCCATAGACACTACAGACGCTCTGTGATCACACCACTCGAACCCGATCAGTCACTGGTGTGTCCGTGAGCCACCCGCACAGCATGGCGCTTTTGAGGAAATGAACCTCGGCCACACGCCTCCACCGTGTGCTCACCGGCACTCTCGCCCCAATATATATCAGCTCACCCTCGGTTTCAACGTGTACGAATGGCTGAGAACACGGGAGACGAAAATCCCACGCTGCAATCCGGCGACTTAGTCTATCTTTCTTTATTCGAGGGGGAGACGTATTTTGGCAGCAGACATCCGTTCCGGGAGACGTTTACTGTCCTCATAGGCTCCGGAGAGCTCCCCGCACTCGAAGAGACGCTGGTCGGCATGGACATCGGCGACTCCGGAACGATCGAGATCCCGATACAGAAGCCGGTGACAGACACGAGAATCCCACATATACCGCTGTCTGAACTGCTTCCGGAATCAGTTGTCGATATCGTCGAAACCGCTGGCATAGACACCCCTACTAAGTTCGCCGAGGCTGATCCCGACTGGTTGGAGGAAGAATTTTTGCTTGCATCGGAGCAGGTCTCGGAACTTCAATCCCGTGTCACGGAGGAACTCGCGGATCGACGCATCATCGAGTATACGATTGCCAGCGCCTACCGGTGTCGAGACGGCTACCGCTGGCAGGAGAATCAGCGCCAGCAGTCAAATAGATTAGCTAAGAGTTCGGACGACGAGCGGACCGGATCGACACAGCTAAACGCAGAGACGGAAGCCACACCGGGTGCCGGGTGGCCGATGTTCCGCGGCAATCCGTCTCGAACTGGGGTTGTACAGGACGATCAGTTCCCCAAAATAACCTCCCCAGAGGTTCTCTGGACGTTCGATACGGATGGTGGGATCAGGTCCTCTCCAGCTGTCGATGACGGTACTGTGTACGTCGGAAGCCGAGACTCGCGAGTGTACGCACTCTCGTCCCGCTCCGGTGAGGTGGAGTGGACGTACGCTACTGGCGATGGAGTGAACTCTTCACCAGCTGTTGGCGACAGATTCGTCTACATCGGGAGTAACGACGGCCACCTATATGCATTGAACAAACATACCGGGGATAAACAATGGGCAGTTACCATTGGGAGTAAGGTGGAGACCACACCCCCTACTGCACGACGGAACCGTATATGTCGGAGGCGGCGGTGGGGTCGTACGCGCATTGGAGGGCGAGTCGGGAGAAGGGGTGTGGAAGACGGATATCGGGACGCCGGTTGATTCATCTCCCTCCATCGCTGACGGGACTGTCTCTATCGGCGTTCATGATGGGGTGTATGCTTTGGATGAAGAGACTGGAGATTCCCAGTGGCATTTCAACACCCAAAGTTGGGTATCCTCCTCGCCAGCCGTGTCGAACGGGACGGTTTTGTTCGGAACGTGGCTGAACGATGTCTTCGCTATCAACATGAGTGATGGCACCGAACTGTGGAAATTCACCTGCCACAAATGGGTGCGATCATCACCAGCGGTGACTGACAACACTGTGTACGTCGGAAGTTCGGACAAGACTCTGTACGCAATAAACAAGGCGACAGGTGACGGGGAGTGATCGTTTGACGCACAAAGCTGGGTTCAATCATCACCGACGGTGGCTGCGGGGACAGTATATTTCGGATGTGGCGGTCGCAATGTGTACGCCGTCGACGCCGAATCTGGGGACCAGAGGTGGAAGTTCGAGACGGAGGGGCGGGTCTCGTCATCACCAGCCGTCGCCGAAGGGACGGTGTATATTGGAGACGACGATAGAACCATCTACGCCCTCAACTGATTACAATCGAGCCCGATTTTCTGGCAGTCTCCCGTTTTCGTAGTCCACCTCCTCGAGAGCGATTAGAGACACGTTTCTTCCCCAGCTAAACTGACAGAAAGATATATTGGTAAGGTATCCAATACCGACGTATGGCGCGCTGGACCGCGGACGTTCCGCAGGTACCTGATTTCTCAACCGTAAAGAGTCCAGAACGATTCTCCGTGTCGTACGACGACATCTCAAAAGAACATCGTATCGGCCGTGGGGGGAGCTCGGACGTCTATCAGGGGTCGATCCCAACCGCTGATATCGCTTTCGCGATCAAAGAACCGCGATTCCAGGGAACGATCAACGCACAGACGATTCAAGCGTTCGAAGACGAAGCCGAGCAGTGGTCGCGAATCGACGACCACGACCACATCGTCGGTGTACTCGATTGGGGGAGCAAACCAGTTCCCTGGATTGCCCTGGATTATCTGGACGGTGGAAGCCTCCGCGACCGTCTCGATGACCCAGAAGATCGAATAGAGCATATAGAAGCGCTCTGGATCGGGATCTGTCTCTGTCGAGCCGTCCGCTATGCACACCGACACGGGATGGCCCATCTTGACCTGAAGCCGTCGAACGTTCTGTTCCAGCGCACGCCCGCGGACCGATGGGACGTGTCAAAAGTGACTGATTGGGGCCTCGCAACGTTCCTGATCGAACACTCCGGGAGTGTTGACGGCCTTACACCAACGTACGCTGCTCCCGAGCAGTTCGACGCCGACGAGTACGGCGACCCGAGTGACTTCACCGATATCTATCAGCTGGGCTGTCTCCTCTTCGAGCTTCTCACTGGACAACCACCGTTCCCGGGAAGTGGAGCCGGAGTGATGCACTCTCATCTGACCGAAGAGCCGCCGAGGGCGACCGAAATAAATCCAGACCTCCCTCCGGAGATCGATCCTATTCTCATCCGTGCCCTCTCGAAGCGACAGCGCGAGCGACAAGAAACGGTGGTTGAACTGCGCCAGGCACTCGAAGCAGTGTTTGACGACGTGAGTGCGTCGGGAGCTGAGAGTCCGGAGGAACGGACCCCTGATGAGTCAGTAAGTTACTCGGATGGTCATTCCTCATCAGGCGGTGAGATGACAGCAGATCCCGGTACGACGCCAGCAGCCGAGACCAGTGACCTCGAGTCGATAGATGAGACGCGTACCGAATCAAGCAATCGCTCAGACGAGAAGTCGGGACCTGTGGCAGACCTGTTGGAGCAGACTTTACCGGAGGAGACTGATCGTGAACAGTTCGGGCGGTTCCTCCTGTCCAACACCCATGGGACGCTTCCAGCGGCTTCATCAGTTCCGTTGCGACTGCCGGTGGCAGATGTCTATACTGTCGACGGAACGGCGGTTCTGACTGGTACGGTTGGAACTGGTGAAATCTCGGTCGGCGACGAGGTTATCGTCCAGCCCGAGAGTGTCACTGGAACGGTCGATATCATAGAGCAACATCACGAGGAGATTGACTCCGCTGTTGCAGGTGATTCGGTTGGATTCACAGTCGAGGGGATCGACAAAGAAGACGTTCGACGCGGGAGCGTAGTTGGGCCTGCAGACCAGCCTTCATCCGTACCTGAGACGTTCGTCGCAGAGATTCTTGTCACCGAGCATCCCTCGGTCATCACTGCGGGCTACACCCCAGTGTTCCACGCCCACACCACACAGGTCGCCGGGACACTGGAGTTGATCGAGGCGAAACTCGACCCGGAGGACGGACAGGTCGCCGAACAGAATCCGGATTTCATTCAACCGGGTGAGGCTGCGCGGGTCACTGTGGAGGCCGCTAAGCCGACGGTTTTGGAGCGATTCCTCGACTTTCCTCAACTTGGGATTTTTACTATTCGAGATATGGGCCAGCTGGTTGGAATGGGAGTCGTCCGTGAGGTGAACGGTGTCGACGCTCCTGAATAGCTTCGGACCTATCTGAGTGAATCCGAAGAGTAATCTGGAAGACTCTTCGAGTGACTGGGATAGCGGCGTGGGCAATCTCTCGGAGTACTGGCGAGTAAAGGATGATTTTCGACCAGCGACCTCTCTGTGCGAGATACTTTTGCCCTGTTGAATAGATGCTGAACCACGGTTACAGCGGCTCGCACAGTGATTCTACGTTGCTGATGGCGAACATCAGGATGATTTCACGGAACTGCCGATACCAGCCGAGCACTCGCACGGCATCGCCGAGCGAGCGCTTCGCTGTCGAGTACGAGGTTTCAGCCATCCAGCGCTGAGAGTAGCCTTTTCCCCGGATGAGCGCGTTGTTCAGGGTTGCTTTCGGTGATGAACCGCGGTAGTGAACGAGATACTCAACGTCGGTACTTCACGAACGGCGTAATCAGCCGGATTGATTCGTTACATTGACCGGCAGAACGTGTCTGGGTCTGGATGTGTTCAGAATCCCCAACCCAGACGAGTACATTTCGGCCTCGGATGTTAAAGACGTAGCGGATGAAGTCATCTCTCCACTCCCCTTGCCGGGCGTCGAGGGGAGCCCCCTCGACCCCGGCGACATCTGGCTCGTCGTCATCTTAGCTTGCGTCAACCAGAGTAACCCTTTCTACGGACCGGTGAAGGGAGATATTAGATGCCGAGAAGATGAGTTTCTGGGCCGTCCCCAGCGGATGAGTGGCAACTTAATCGCCTTAATTGCATGGGTCAACCGTATCTCAGTGAGTACTGTCTCCGAATCGGAATGATTCGCGAACGACAGCTGGAGCAAATTTTGCGATACTTATAAAATGACGTCAGTAGAGGGCCGGTTCGGTGAAGGACAGTACTCGACAGCATGACTCATGAGACTCGAACGGTATCGACCCCGAAGTCGGTCTCACACCTTCCTACACGGCTAGGTGGGTTGGATGACTTCGCCACAGGAGGGACACTCGGCAAAGACGTCCGTACTCCCATCGTCTCGCTCGAACGTGATGAGCGTCCAGCCGGACGGAATGGACCGTCCACGGTCAGGACAGCTACCGGGCGAGGAAGAATCAGGATCCGGACACATATGGATAAGGACTGGTGTAGCAGAACGATGTTCATCACACAAACATATGAACGCCGCGATATCTAAAAACGAGTATCAGATTCAGTTCAGATAGACCACTCTTTGATGAATTCGGGATATCACCCGAAGTAATCGTCGTACTGAATCACATCTACCATTCGTCCGAACAGTTTTACGTAGCAAGTATACATACTCTATACCGATTACACGATGGTCCTGCATCTGAAATCGTATATCTGAAATCGTATTCATGAGTAACGAGTCATCACCGGAAGATTTCGAGGAGATTCGAGAGGTTTTCGAGAGACGGGTCCGCCATCTCGGTTCAGCAGATGAAATCACTGACAGCAAGCCAGCAAAGGAGACGAGTGAGACATCCGTAGAGGAACCCAACCCGGACGAGTCGAAAGTGGAAACTTCGTCTGGTGCAACCTCCTCAAGTGACAGCGACGGATGGTCTGTACAACCCGAATCGAACCCTCGTGAGAGTGACGATCGACGAGCGATCCGAGCTGAGCCGAGAAGGAGTCGCAGGAGTCCGTTCTCGGAAGTATCGCAGGTTCCAGACTCGTTCACATTTGATTCCCCGCTTGAAGTCACATCGTGTCCTGAAGACCTGAGTATGAGAATCGATACCGGGGGTAACGCAGACGTCTATCAGTCCTCAGTTTCAATCGATGGCGACACGCACGAGATCGCGGTAAAGATACCC
This is a stretch of genomic DNA from Salinigranum halophilum. It encodes these proteins:
- a CDS encoding DUF7837 family putative zinc-binding protein, which translates into the protein MCPDPDSSSPGSCPDRGRSIPSGWTLITFERDDGSTDVFAECPSCGEVIQPT
- a CDS encoding outer membrane protein assembly factor BamB family protein; the protein is MAENTGDENPTLQSGDLVYLSLFEGETYFGSRHPFRETFTVLIGSGELPALEETLVGMDIGDSGTIEIPIQKPVTDTRIPHIPLSELLPESVVDIVETAGIDTPTKFAEADPDWLEEEFLLASEQVSELQSRVTEELADRRIIEYTIASAYRCRDGYRWQENQRQQSNRLAKSSDDERTGSTQLNAETEATPGAGWPMFRGNPSRTGVVQDDQFPKITSPEVLWTFDTDGGIRSSPAVDDGTVYVGSRDSRVYALSSRSGEVEWTYATGDGVNSSPAVGDRFVYIGSNDGHLYALNKHTGDKQWAVTIGSKVETTPPTARRNRICRRRRWGRTRIGGRVGRRGVEDGYRDAG
- a CDS encoding protein kinase domain-containing protein is translated as MARWTADVPQVPDFSTVKSPERFSVSYDDISKEHRIGRGGSSDVYQGSIPTADIAFAIKEPRFQGTINAQTIQAFEDEAEQWSRIDDHDHIVGVLDWGSKPVPWIALDYLDGGSLRDRLDDPEDRIEHIEALWIGICLCRAVRYAHRHGMAHLDLKPSNVLFQRTPADRWDVSKVTDWGLATFLIEHSGSVDGLTPTYAAPEQFDADEYGDPSDFTDIYQLGCLLFELLTGQPPFPGSGAGVMHSHLTEEPPRATEINPDLPPEIDPILIRALSKRQRERQETVVELRQALEAVFDDVSASGAESPEERTPDESVSYSDGHSSSGGEMTADPGTTPAAETSDLESIDETRTESSNRSDEKSGPVADLLEQTLPEETDREQFGRFLLSNTHGTLPAASSVPLRLPVADVYTVDGTAVLTGTVGTGEISVGDEVIVQPESVTGTVDIIEQHHEEIDSAVAGDSVGFTVEGIDKEDVRRGSVVGPADQPSSVPETFVAEILVTEHPSVITAGYTPVFHAHTTQVAGTLELIEAKLDPEDGQVAEQNPDFIQPGEAARVTVEAAKPTVLERFLDFPQLGIFTIRDMGQLVGMGVVREVNGVDAPE
- a CDS encoding outer membrane protein assembly factor BamB family protein; this encodes MHDGTVYVGGGGGVVRALEGESGEGVWKTDIGTPVDSSPSIADGTVSIGVHDGVYALDEETGDSQWHFNTQSWVSSSPAVSNGTVLFGTWLNDVFAINMSDGTELWKFTCHKWVRSSPAVTDNTVYVGSSDKTLYAINKATGDGE